The Legionella cincinnatiensis genome includes a region encoding these proteins:
- a CDS encoding HP0495 family protein, whose protein sequence is MTKETFIDFPCYFPIKIIGNNSPFFLEEIRQITLTHFPNTAQDALTHKMSNNSNYLAITVSVFVENQESLDAFYRALTQHPEVKMVL, encoded by the coding sequence ATGACTAAAGAAACATTCATTGATTTTCCCTGTTACTTTCCTATAAAAATAATAGGGAATAATTCACCTTTTTTTCTGGAGGAAATTAGGCAAATTACCTTAACCCATTTTCCTAATACAGCTCAAGATGCATTGACACACAAAATGAGTAATAACTCTAATTACTTGGCGATCACAGTTTCAGTATTCGTTGAAAATCAAGAAAGTCTTGATGCATTTTATCGAGCCCTTACTCAGCATCCAGAAGTAAAGATGGTTCTATAA
- the lipB gene encoding lipoyl(octanoyl) transferase LipB, protein MKIRQLGIQNYDDVWLQMKDFTQSRQTTTEDELWLLEHFSVYTQGQAGKPEHILNPTNIPIIQSDRGGQVTYHGPGQLVAYILMDLRRKNLGIRSLVSKLEQILISVLEQYKIEGSIRCGAPGVYVKEQKIASIGLRVKNGCTYHGIALNVNMNLKPFLGINPCGFEKMEMTQISHFYPTAQLDEVSQHFVQYFLQQFYP, encoded by the coding sequence ATGAAAATACGACAGCTAGGTATTCAAAATTACGATGATGTTTGGCTGCAAATGAAAGATTTTACGCAGAGCCGCCAAACTACCACTGAAGATGAGCTTTGGCTGCTTGAGCATTTTTCTGTATATACTCAAGGTCAAGCAGGAAAGCCAGAACATATCTTAAATCCGACTAACATACCTATAATACAATCTGATCGTGGAGGACAAGTCACTTATCATGGACCTGGCCAACTTGTGGCCTATATTTTAATGGATTTAAGAAGAAAAAATTTAGGTATCAGATCATTAGTCAGCAAATTAGAACAAATTTTAATCTCTGTTCTTGAACAATACAAAATTGAAGGATCGATTCGATGTGGGGCCCCAGGAGTCTATGTCAAAGAACAAAAAATTGCATCTATAGGTTTAAGAGTAAAAAATGGTTGTACTTATCATGGAATTGCACTTAATGTTAATATGAATTTGAAACCATTTTTGGGCATTAATCCTTGTGGATTTGAAAAAATGGAAATGACTCAGATAAGTCATTTCTATCCTACGGCACAATTAGATGAAGTCAGCCAGCATTTTGTGCAGTATTTTTTACAACAATTCTATCCTTAG